A stretch of Blastocatellia bacterium DNA encodes these proteins:
- a CDS encoding tetratricopeptide repeat protein: MRAPLTSRERVLAPPAVRAFEQAVKLFNRQEFERAREAFQTLIERFPTEAEVLARARAYLAICEQKLKAPRPVPRTAEALYDQGIIELNRGQIAPAIAYFEKALRLDPRADHAVYALAAAYARGGHVEKALATLRQAIAMRETYRLHARRDPDFFSLYANPEFQKLVGIEVIE; the protein is encoded by the coding sequence GTGCGAGCCCCACTCACGAGCAGAGAGCGAGTGCTCGCCCCTCCGGCCGTGCGGGCTTTCGAGCAAGCCGTTAAGCTCTTCAATCGCCAGGAGTTTGAGAGGGCACGGGAGGCGTTCCAAACCCTCATTGAACGCTTCCCGACGGAGGCCGAGGTGCTGGCACGGGCTCGCGCCTATCTGGCCATTTGCGAGCAGAAACTCAAGGCGCCTCGCCCAGTGCCGCGCACGGCCGAGGCACTCTATGACCAAGGGATCATTGAGCTGAATCGCGGGCAGATCGCTCCGGCCATCGCCTATTTTGAGAAGGCCCTCAGGCTCGATCCCCGCGCTGATCATGCCGTGTACGCCCTAGCTGCCGCTTACGCCCGAGGCGGTCACGTCGAGAAAGCTCTGGCGACTTTGCGCCAGGCGATCGCCATGCGGGAGACCTATCGGCTCCATGCGCGTCGAGATCCCGACTTCTTCTCCCTCTACGCGAATCCGGAATTCCAAAAACTCGTTGGGATCGAGGTCATTGAGTAA
- a CDS encoding RNA chaperone Hfq translates to MTKKTVRATYTDVSSRGLYDPNNLTRTQIVQTQSKKRVPPEQTHAENYYYRKQMEAKTPMVVVLTDGEVIRGTIEWYDKNCIKLHRNGEPNLLIFKHAIKYLYKDLPPAEAETSPEE, encoded by the coding sequence GTGACTAAGAAGACGGTGCGAGCGACATACACAGATGTCAGCAGCCGGGGTCTTTATGATCCGAACAACTTGACGCGCACGCAGATTGTGCAAACACAGTCGAAGAAGCGCGTGCCGCCCGAACAAACGCATGCGGAGAACTACTACTACCGGAAGCAAATGGAGGCCAAGACTCCGATGGTTGTCGTCCTCACCGACGGGGAGGTCATTCGGGGCACGATCGAATGGTACGATAAAAACTGCATCAAATTGCATCGCAATGGAGAGCCCAACTTGCTCATCTTCAAGCACGCGATCAAGTACCTGTATAAGGATCTACCTCCTGCCGAGGCGGAGACGTCTCCGGAGGAATGA